Proteins from one Pseudomonadota bacterium genomic window:
- a CDS encoding cobalamin-dependent protein (Presence of a B(12) (cobalamin)-binding domain implies dependence on cobalamin itself, in one of its several forms, or in some unusual lineages, dependence on a cobalamin-like analog.) — translation MGKVDIPETVYHDYLNTLITGNRKECLDIVQGLLDRDIDIYDLYMLLFQKAMYEIGEMWEMNRISVAVEHLATSITESLLSLVYPRIFASDHIGRKAVIACVANEYHQIGGKMVADIFELHGWDGYFLGANVPPDELLKLIDSKKPDLVGLSLAVYFNLDNLLRVIEMIRHTFRYLPILVGGQAFRWGGADQVLKYKEVTYISSLRDLEREIHGLSD, via the coding sequence GTGGGAAAGGTTGATATTCCGGAAACCGTGTATCATGATTACCTCAACACCCTCATAACCGGTAACAGGAAAGAGTGCTTGGACATCGTACAAGGCTTGCTGGACAGAGACATAGACATATACGATCTGTATATGCTGTTATTTCAGAAGGCAATGTATGAAATTGGCGAGATGTGGGAGATGAACAGGATCTCCGTTGCCGTGGAACACCTTGCCACATCTATTACAGAGAGTCTTCTGAGCCTTGTGTACCCCCGCATCTTTGCATCTGATCATATCGGCAGGAAGGCAGTTATCGCCTGTGTGGCCAATGAGTATCATCAGATTGGAGGCAAAATGGTGGCTGATATCTTCGAACTCCATGGTTGGGATGGTTACTTTTTGGGCGCCAATGTGCCGCCTGATGAACTTCTGAAGCTCATCGACAGCAAGAAGCCCGATCTCGTTGGTCTCTCTCTGGCTGTTTACTTCAATCTTGATAATCTTTTGAGAGTGATAGAAATGATCCGCCATACCTTTCGGTATCTGCCCATCCTTGTAGGAGGACAGGCTTTTCGCTGGGGAGGGGCTGATCAGGTATTGAAATATAAAGAAGTTACGTATATCTCTTCGCTGAGGGATTTGGAAAGGGAAATCCATGGCCTCTCTGACTGA